From a region of the Actinomadura luzonensis genome:
- a CDS encoding GH25 family lysozyme, whose product MKRLGLLAAIAALGIGAGSGSAYAADGVPGVDVSNWTGEIDWPNVASGGAKFAFVQLTEGTDYRNPSFDAQYGGAVSAGLYRGAYHFAQPHESDGATQAEFFLQNGGDWISDGMTLPGVLDIEDNPYQDKNGKNNCYDLSAKDMVTWLKDFTRRYKERTGLRVIIYTTTSWWRTCTGDSAAFSANPLWLARWGSDPGELPKSWTAYTFWQSADKGPLVGGGDVFNGAEDGLKALANPPAEISVTAAAKSRRKYTVTLRNTGPYPVTNVKVAGRTFGGQRVTGASGGCRFSGTAVRCTVAEVERGGKVTLTFTTRPRRARGAVGMDVTVGTAKFTIKVR is encoded by the coding sequence GTGAAACGTCTGGGATTATTAGCGGCGATCGCGGCACTGGGCATCGGGGCCGGTAGCGGGAGCGCGTACGCGGCCGACGGGGTGCCCGGCGTCGACGTCAGCAACTGGACCGGCGAGATCGACTGGCCGAATGTCGCCTCCGGCGGCGCGAAATTCGCGTTCGTGCAGCTCACCGAGGGCACGGATTACCGTAACCCGAGTTTTGACGCCCAGTACGGCGGCGCGGTGTCGGCGGGCCTGTATCGCGGCGCATATCACTTTGCGCAACCGCACGAATCCGATGGGGCGACGCAGGCGGAATTCTTCCTGCAGAACGGCGGCGACTGGATCTCGGACGGCATGACGCTGCCCGGCGTGCTCGATATCGAGGACAACCCGTACCAGGACAAGAACGGAAAGAACAACTGTTATGACCTGTCCGCCAAGGACATGGTCACCTGGCTCAAGGATTTCACCAGGCGCTACAAGGAGCGCACCGGCCTGCGGGTGATCATCTACACCACGACGAGCTGGTGGCGCACCTGCACCGGCGACTCGGCGGCCTTCTCGGCCAACCCGCTCTGGCTGGCCCGGTGGGGGTCCGACCCGGGCGAGCTGCCGAAGAGCTGGACGGCGTACACGTTCTGGCAGTCGGCCGACAAGGGGCCGCTGGTGGGCGGCGGCGACGTCTTCAACGGCGCCGAGGACGGCCTCAAGGCCCTCGCCAACCCGCCGGCCGAGATCTCGGTCACGGCGGCGGCCAAGAGCCGCAGGAAGTACACGGTGACGCTGCGGAACACCGGCCCGTACCCGGTGACGAACGTCAAGGTCGCGGGGCGGACGTTCGGCGGGCAGCGGGTGACCGGGGCCTCGGGCGGCTGCCGGTTCAGCGGCACGGCGGTGCGCTGCACGGTCGCGGAGGTGGAGCGCGGCGGGAAGGTGACGCTGACGTTCACGACCCGGCCGCGCAGGGCGCGGGGCGCGGTGGGCATGGACGTGACCGTCGGAACGGCGAAGTTCACCATCAAGGTGCGATAA
- a CDS encoding C40 family peptidase, whose product MTRHRTDPVAHPRTPLGPRAVARPRPPLGSRAVALLVLASLLLAATASVPVSTWTQPRIVRLAYEIERRGVVYSWGGGHAERPGPSKGTCQGYRGRIKPCPAARTRGLDCSGFTRWVYALAHGRDVLGPGNTDDHVRRLHRVDAAPRPGDLVFFGVITPTRVSTHHVGVYLGGGRMMNAPETGAEVRVDAVDRLKDFAGFYRY is encoded by the coding sequence ATGACGCGCCACCGCACGGACCCGGTCGCGCATCCCCGCACACCCCTCGGCCCGCGGGCGGTCGCGCGCCCCCGCCCACCCCTCGGCTCGCGGGCGGTCGCGCTGCTCGTGCTGGCGTCCCTGCTGCTGGCCGCCACCGCCTCCGTCCCGGTCTCGACCTGGACGCAGCCGCGCATCGTCCGCCTGGCGTACGAGATCGAGCGTCGCGGCGTCGTCTACTCGTGGGGCGGCGGCCACGCCGAGCGCCCGGGCCCGTCCAAGGGCACCTGCCAGGGCTACCGGGGCCGCATCAAGCCCTGCCCGGCCGCCCGGACGCGCGGCCTCGACTGCTCCGGCTTCACCCGCTGGGTGTACGCCCTCGCGCACGGCCGGGACGTCCTCGGGCCGGGCAACACCGACGACCACGTCCGCCGCCTGCACCGGGTGGACGCCGCGCCCCGCCCCGGCGACCTGGTCTTCTTCGGCGTCATCACCCCCACCAGGGTCAGCACCCACCACGTCGGCGTCTACCTGGGCGGCGGCAGGATGATGAACGCCCCGGAGACCGGCGCCGAGGTGCGCGTCGACGCCGTGGACCGCCTCAAGGACTTCGCCGGTTTCTACCGGTACTGA